The following DNA comes from Candidatus Stoquefichus sp. SB1.
GGTTTATATGCTCTATCACTTACTAAATTTTCAGTTGTTGGAATAATCCCGTAAACATTCACATTAGCATTTGTTTCAGCAAGAATTTTCATAATTCCTAGTACATCTGCTGCTCCACACATATCATACTTCATTCCATAACTATTACCTTTTAAGTTATATCCACCCGAATCAAAAGTAATGCCTTTTCCGACAATTGCTGTATATGGTTCATCTGTTTTTGAATATTTTAAACATATTAAATATGCTGGAATATGACTCCCCTGATTAACTGATAATATTCCTCCTGCTTTCATTTCTTCTAATGTATCTTTATCTAATATTGTACATTCCATACCATATTGACTTGCTAAAGTTTTTGCTTCTTTTACAAGATCACAAGGATTCATATAATTAGCTGGTTTATCAGCTAATTGTCTAGCATAATTAATTCCTGTTCCATATGCAATCCCTTCATGAATATCATCTTCAATATTATCATCCATAGACATAATATCAACATCCATGATTTCTTTTGAATCATGTCCAATCTTAGCTTCTTGATACTTAGAAAGCATATAACTTTCTACAAATAATCTTGTTATTTGATGGATATCAATAGTTTCTGTAACTGCATGCATAGCATCAAAATAAATACATTCTTCTACTTCTCTAGAAATTTTACTAAAAGCTTTTCTTAATTTAAAAGTATTAATATATTGAGATGCTCCTAACCCAATAAAATAAATACTATCAAATGAATAATGCCCTAATGTATGTATCTTCGTTACCTGACCTAATTCTTTATTAACAATTTGATTTAAATCATACCCTAATCTTTCACATACATGCGAACAAATCTCCTGATCCTTAAAAATAGGATAAATAATATTTTGTTGACTATCTTCTATTTGATATTTAACTTGTTTCATTGTATCCCTCCTTAATATCTATCCTACCACTTTTAACAAAACAAACAAATGAAAATATGATTTTCCACATCTATCAACCACAAAGAATTTATTCTATTTCCTTATTAATAATGAATGTATCCAAAAACTGTAGAAATTATTTCATTTCTACAGTTTTATATATGTCAATAAAGAAACATTTTTTATTCTTGAATATTGATGTTATATACTACACCTCATTATCACAAAACAAATAAAATTCCCGTATTGCTTTTAGGAATATTATTCATTTCTTAAAACGTCCTCAATAGACAGATTTCTTATCTGTATACCATTTATAATAAAAATACAAATCATTAATAAACTTATTTCTACAATAAGCCAAATGATATTTTGATAAATCATATTTTTGTCTATTGAAAAAAGACAGATAATAATTATTGATACAATAATAAATAAGAAAATTGCAATAAGAATTTGATAAAAGGTTTCAATAATAACTATTTTCATTATATCTTTATTACTTAATCCATTAATCAATGATAAAACAAATTCTTTTTGACGTGACTGAAAATGACGCAAAGACATCATAACGGTTATATATATCGTTCCTATAATAATGATAGGAATAAATAGTTGTTTCATTTTTTCTGTATGAGCATTTATCTCATTAAGGACAGTTGTATTTTGAAAATCATCATTAATAGATAATTGATCCATTTGATTCAATTTTTCTACTAACTTGAGATGAGTTTCAAGATTTTTTGAAAATAGTGTATAACCAATAAACTTATTATCATTGGTTTGTTCTTGATAAATCCTCATTAATATCTCATAGGGAACATATATACAATATTTATTTGTTGTATAATGATTGATTTCACCCTCATTTAAAACACCTTTTATATTTTGATTCATTGTTTTTGTTATCCAATAAGGATTATTTTCATTTTCTATTCGAATATCTATTTCACCATCAAAATAGTTGGTTGAAAGATAATTTCTTTTCATTAATTGATAAACATCATAACTTAATATAATGGCTTCTTTATCTAACAAATGATATTGATATTCTAATTTGTCTGTTATTTTATTTTCTTCAAAATAAGGTAAAACATCTATTGTCTGATTCCATAAAGTCATTTTTGAATAAATATATGGATAAACTTTATCAGCAGAAATAGAATCTAAAATTTGATTATCCATAATTTGATTTGTTGCTTGAATATGCTGACCATTACTTTGACTGGTTATATATACTTGATTATCAGATAATGCTAACAAATGATTGGTGCTTGTTTTCTGATAATAATGAATACCTGTTATAACAGAAAATATCATGATAAAAGATGTTGCCATTATCAAAATCATATTTCTTTGTTTTTTCTTAAAAACATGAAAATATCTTTTGACATAACTGTTTAGAAATTTTAAATCTGATTGAGATTTATGCAGAATCAATTGCTTATGATCCTGATTTAAAGAATGATGAACACAATTTAAATGTAAATTTTGAATTTGATAAATACTATCAGCATATTCTTTTGCTTTAAGACTATGACTTGCTAAAATAATGCATTTCTTCTGTTCTTTTGCCAACTGCCTGATTAACATAAGAATTTTCTCTTCATTTTGTGAATCCAAATAACTTGTTGGTTCATCTAATATAATCACTTCACTATCTTTGGCTAATGCACAAGCTATTGCTAATCGTTGTCTTTCACCACCAGATAAAGTATCAATTGATTGATCTAATGGAACATTTAAATGTACTTGATGAAATAAGTTTTGAATATCTCGATCACTAAATTGTTTTTGTACCATTTGAGCATAATGATTAATATTCTCTTTCACATTATAGTAATCAATTAACATAGAATCTTGTAAAACATAAGAAATGTGATATCTTCTTAAATGAGCCTTTAATTGCTGATTTGATAATGAAATCAAATGATTATCTAAACTATACTGATAATCTTTTTGTTTAACCAATAAAGCCAATCTATACAATAATGCTGTCTTTCCAGAACCACTTTCTCCACAAATAAGTGTTACTTCTCCACACTTGGCAACAAATTCTACATTTTCTAATATTTTTCTTTGATACGATATATTCAAGTTTTGTATTTTCAGCATTATTTATCCCTTCTTTTCACTATAAGTGGATAGACCAGTTCTATAATCAAAACAATAAATATAATCATGAAAAATGAAATAAATGTTAATTGAGTTTTACCATACATTAATTGATTAAGTACGATTGTTTCAATAATCATTCCTATGATACAAATGATGCTATATAATAGTGTATACAAAAGATACTTATTCATAAAAATTCTTCTGATATTCTGCTCAGTCAATCCCATATTTCTTAAATATGTTCTCATTTCATTTTCTTCTGATAACTTCTGTTTCTTATGATGATACTGTGTAATAAGTAACAAAGCTAATAAGCATCCTCCAACAAGTTGAATAATCCTTTGCATACTTTGGACTGATTCTTGTAAAGATTTTGAATTAAGATAAATATGTTTAGCATTTAAACCTATCTCATTAACAGCATTCATAACATCACTTAAATAAGTAAGATCATCTATTTCCAATACATAACAATTTGGTTTCCATGATGTATATTTTATTTTTTGTGTGACATATTGTTTTTTTTCTTCAGGAACTTCGTTAATAAATGTCTCCATCTTATCATCAATTAATACAAAATACTTATAATAACTTTCTTCACTACTGTTTTCTTTTCTATATTCTTCTAAAATAGATTGCGAAACAAAATATCTATAAATAAATCCTGAATCCTTATCAATATCATAAAGACTATCTGCTTTTGTTATGCCAACAATAGGTAACTGTAATTCGATTTTCTTTGCTCCCACTGTATTACCTGCATATTCTTCGCCACTTTCTGTTGTTTGAAACGAAATACCATCCATATCCACTGATGGAATAAATACTGGTATTTGAATTGTCTTATCTATTAATTCTTCAACATTGTCTGTTATTTTTTCAGCAAGATATTTTGATAAATAAATTCCTTGTTTATTCTTTTGAGATGCAAATTCAATATTTTCATTTTCAGAATCATCAAATGAACTCATAATAATATTAGGAATAACACTTTCATAATCCTTTAAACCTGTATAAAGAAGTTGATCATTATCAAATACTTTTATTTTTTCATTTGTTGGTTCTACTTCACTTTCACCAGAAAAGAAACCACCATTTTCATTCAAACCATTAACAATACTTGTATCATATTTCCAATGTATAGCTTTAACATGATCAATTGACTTTAACTTTTCAGTTTCTTCTGTTGTGATTGGGTATTCAAAGCCATTATAACTATAATCAAATAATTGTTTATTATTTGATTTATAAACAATAACTTGTTTTGAAGAAAGATTATTGATAATACTTTTATGAACAGATATAACTGTATTATTAAATATACAACTCAAACCAACAAAAGAAATAAGTATCACATTCATTATAAAACTGAGTTTTTTGTGGCTTATATAATGTTTAAACATCATAAAATAGTTATTATTTGAAAATTGTATTTTTTTAATTTCATTTTTTGATATAGTGCTTGTTTCTTTATTTTGAAATATAAGATTTAATTTCAAATTATCAATATTATAAATAGCATCTGAATAATTCTGTAACTTCAAATCATGACTTGAAATAATAACCGTATGTCCTTTTTGAGCATATTCGTGTAAAAGTTTTGCTATAATTTCACTCATTTCTTCGTTTAATGAAGCTGTTGGTTCATCAATAATGAGAACAGGTGTATCTCGTAATAACGCTAAAGAAATGGCAACACGTTTCTTTTCTCCTTCGGATAACTGATGAGGATATTCCTTCATTAAATTATTGATTTGTAATAAATTGATTGAATCATATTGATCATATGCAAGATAATTTTTATTATAAAGCTGATAATGAGCTTCTATGGTTAAATCATTAATAAATGAAGGTAATTGTTCAACCATACAAATATGAGTTTGTTTATACTTTTTCTTCTCATCATCACTTAGCATTGAAATATCAATTTCATCATAAACATATCGTCCTTTAAAAGAATAATCCAAATTTAAACATTTTAATAAACTTGTCTTTCCACTCCCACTCTCACCTTTGATTAATGTCAATTGATGAGGATAAGCTTGAAAATAACTATTTTTAAATATTTCTTTTTTACCAAGTATAAGTTCAAAATCTTTAAGTGTTATCATATGCTTTATCTCCTCTGTATAAATTTAAAGCATTATTCTTATCATCCCTTTTTCTTAATTTCATTATACTACATAATTAAATCTTAAACTATATTTTCTGGAATTCGTTATGTTTGACCTAGAATTCGTCAGCATTTTTAATAAATTGCATGTTTTTATTCCAATGTTTTTTCATTCTTTATATAATATAAGCATAGGAGGCGATAATATGTTTCACTTTGCAATAGTCGATAATTCTCAATTAGATATTGATAAAATGAAAAATTATATAGAACAATATTGTTTAAATTATAGAGATGTAGATTATCACTGTGACGTATATACAAATAGCGAAGATTTTCCATTTGATCAATATTATGATGCTATTTTTTTAGATATTAAAATGCCTCATCTTAATGGATTAGAATTTGCCAGTAAAATAAAAAAGAAAAATACTCCAAAAATTATCTTTATGACATCAGATGATAATTTTATGAAAGATGTTTTCGATTACCGTCCTTTTAACTTTATTCATAAAAATGATTTTGAAAAAAGTGCTTTTCATACTTTAAGATTACTAATTGATGATTTATTAGCTCACACAATCAAAATATCAAATGTTCAGGATTATATTCCTATCAATCATATTACTTATATTGATATAATCGATGATATTGTTACTGTTCATGACTATAAAGATCTTAACTATATATACTGGAAGACATTAAAACATTTAGCAGAACAGTTAACAAAATATAACTTTTTTCTTATTTCTCAATCTACTTTAATTAATATGAATTATATTAAATCTACAAATTTTAAAACAGTTTTGCTTGATAATGGAAAGGAATTTCAAATAGCTTATAGAAAGAGAAAAGCTTTTAAAATTAAATATGAGGAGTATAAAAATTATGGGAACATTTGATATTGTCACTAACTTTATAGAAGCTTTTATTTCATTTTATTTTATATATTATCTCTTTCACAAAAGAAAAGGTATTGTACCTTTATTATTATTTGTTTCATTAAAAGCAATCAATACAACTATCCATAATTATTATGCCCTTCCTGAAATGTCATCAACAGTTACTTCAACAATTATTATTTACTTATACACTTGTTTTCTTAATAAAAATCATGTTATTCAAAATATATTTTTAATATTACTTATTAATGTCATTGTCAATATATCAACGACATTGGGAATGCTCATTTCTTTAACTTTTTCTTCTTCACCATTTAAAGAAGAATATGTTTATATTGCTTTAGTTATTATTGTTAAGACAATTAGTATAATTCTTCTTGTATTAGCTTATTACTTTATCAATAAAACAGAAATATTATCTATCAAAACTAAAAAGCTGTATTCCGTTTTAACTTCCTTCTTTTTACTGGATGTTTTATATTGTCTTTGTATTGATTATATTTATTATGACGAGGTATTTAATAACTATATGATAAGTATTATTATTTTAATTAATGTATTGACTCTCTATCTTTGTTTTATTTTCTTTGAATCTCAGAAGGAACAGAAAGAATTATTAAAATTACAGAAAAGAGAATTACAAAGACAAAACAGTGATAAAATCCGTCAAATTAACCAAAACAATGTTTTACATCTGGAAAGATGGAAACATGATATGAAATATGTTTTCTCTTTTTTGGAAACAAATATCAATGAAAAGAATTATGAACAAAGTCTTGATGCTATTCATTTGTATAGTTCTATCTTAAGTCAATATAATTTATTTCATGATTTAAAGAATGATATTCTTAATTCTGTATTAATTGATTATTATGAAAACATCATTAATAATAATATTCATATTGTTATTGGAGAAAACAAAGAAGAAAATCCGATTAATGAAGATGATCTTCAATCTATTTTTAATAGTTTTATGAAACAGGCAGTTCTTTACTGTTCATCTACATATCGTAAGGAAATATCAATATTTTCATCCAGTTCCTTAGAATATTTTTTACTAACGTTACAGTATACTTGTATAAATAATCAAAGTCATTTTAACCAATCAGAAATTCAACAGATTATCCATAGATATCAAGGTCTATTAAAAATGGATAATGAGAATGAAAACTTTATATTAAGATTAATGATTCCAAAAAGAAATGAAACCTAGTCTCATTTCTTTTTTCTACAATAATGAAAATAAGGATAATCTGTTAAAACCAGATTATCCTTCATATACTGTTATACCATCTTTAATTGTTTTTAATACTTTTATATCTTTGATGTGTTTTTTATCTATTGTTAATGGATTATCACTTAATATAACCATATCTGCATTTTTACCTACTTTTAATGATCCCTTTTGATTTTCTTCATGGTATTGATAAGCCCCATTTATAGTTAAAGCTTTTAGTGCATCAATAGGTTGAATACACTCATTTTGACCTAAAATATCACCATTTTTTGTTTTTCTATTAACAGCAATATGTAAACTTTCTATCATGTTAGGTTGAATAACCGGCGCATCTGTATGAAGTGTAAAACGTAAATCATGTTCTAATGCTGAATGTAAAGGACTAATATATTGTGCTCTTTGAACTCCCATATTTTCTTTATGAATATCACCAAAATAGTAAACATGTGATAAGAAGAATGATGGTAACATAGCAAGTTCTTTTACTTGGTTCATCTGTGAAGGTCTCATCATTTGGGCATGAATAATGACAGGCCTAATATCTTGCTTTTTGACTATTTGATATTGATTCATATAATGTGAAATAGCTTGGTCTCCATTACAATGAGCTAATACCTGTATATCTTCATCAATCGCTTTTTTAAGATTATCTTGAATTTGCTGATCTGTTAATGTTGGATATCCGTAACTTCCATCTGTATAA
Coding sequences within:
- a CDS encoding leucyl aminopeptidase family protein, which encodes MKQVKYQIEDSQQNIIYPIFKDQEICSHVCERLGYDLNQIVNKELGQVTKIHTLGHYSFDSIYFIGLGASQYINTFKLRKAFSKISREVEECIYFDAMHAVTETIDIHQITRLFVESYMLSKYQEAKIGHDSKEIMDVDIMSMDDNIEDDIHEGIAYGTGINYARQLADKPANYMNPCDLVKEAKTLASQYGMECTILDKDTLEEMKAGGILSVNQGSHIPAYLICLKYSKTDEPYTAIVGKGITFDSGGYNLKGNSYGMKYDMCGAADVLGIMKILAETNANVNVYGIIPTTENLVSDRAYKPQDVITTLSGKTVEIVSTDAEGRLILCDALTYAQQLGVKRIIDLATLTGACVSALGDVYTGVFANNDAFYYQFSKAMNDSDEKGWRLPMDEEYFAKLKSSSADFKNSVGKPGAGASVAANFLEAFIEKDVEWIHLDIAGTADNNGTGATGTMIRSIVNMLKGD
- a CDS encoding ABC transporter ATP-binding protein, translated to MLKIQNLNISYQRKILENVEFVAKCGEVTLICGESGSGKTALLYRLALLVKQKDYQYSLDNHLISLSNQQLKAHLRRYHISYVLQDSMLIDYYNVKENINHYAQMVQKQFSDRDIQNLFHQVHLNVPLDQSIDTLSGGERQRLAIACALAKDSEVIILDEPTSYLDSQNEEKILMLIRQLAKEQKKCIILASHSLKAKEYADSIYQIQNLHLNCVHHSLNQDHKQLILHKSQSDLKFLNSYVKRYFHVFKKKQRNMILIMATSFIMIFSVITGIHYYQKTSTNHLLALSDNQVYITSQSNGQHIQATNQIMDNQILDSISADKVYPYIYSKMTLWNQTIDVLPYFEENKITDKLEYQYHLLDKEAIILSYDVYQLMKRNYLSTNYFDGEIDIRIENENNPYWITKTMNQNIKGVLNEGEINHYTTNKYCIYVPYEILMRIYQEQTNDNKFIGYTLFSKNLETHLKLVEKLNQMDQLSINDDFQNTTVLNEINAHTEKMKQLFIPIIIIGTIYITVMMSLRHFQSRQKEFVLSLINGLSNKDIMKIVIIETFYQILIAIFLFIIVSIIIICLFSIDKNMIYQNIIWLIVEISLLMICIFIINGIQIRNLSIEDVLRNE
- a CDS encoding ATP-binding cassette domain-containing protein, coding for MITLKDFELILGKKEIFKNSYFQAYPHQLTLIKGESGSGKTSLLKCLNLDYSFKGRYVYDEIDISMLSDDEKKKYKQTHICMVEQLPSFINDLTIEAHYQLYNKNYLAYDQYDSINLLQINNLMKEYPHQLSEGEKKRVAISLALLRDTPVLIIDEPTASLNEEMSEIIAKLLHEYAQKGHTVIISSHDLKLQNYSDAIYNIDNLKLNLIFQNKETSTISKNEIKKIQFSNNNYFMMFKHYISHKKLSFIMNVILISFVGLSCIFNNTVISVHKSIINNLSSKQVIVYKSNNKQLFDYSYNGFEYPITTEETEKLKSIDHVKAIHWKYDTSIVNGLNENGGFFSGESEVEPTNEKIKVFDNDQLLYTGLKDYESVIPNIIMSSFDDSENENIEFASQKNKQGIYLSKYLAEKITDNVEELIDKTIQIPVFIPSVDMDGISFQTTESGEEYAGNTVGAKKIELQLPIVGITKADSLYDIDKDSGFIYRYFVSQSILEEYRKENSSEESYYKYFVLIDDKMETFINEVPEEKKQYVTQKIKYTSWKPNCYVLEIDDLTYLSDVMNAVNEIGLNAKHIYLNSKSLQESVQSMQRIIQLVGGCLLALLLITQYHHKKQKLSEENEMRTYLRNMGLTEQNIRRIFMNKYLLYTLLYSIICIIGMIIETIVLNQLMYGKTQLTFISFFMIIFIVLIIELVYPLIVKRRDK
- a CDS encoding LytR/AlgR family response regulator transcription factor; this translates as MFHFAIVDNSQLDIDKMKNYIEQYCLNYRDVDYHCDVYTNSEDFPFDQYYDAIFLDIKMPHLNGLEFASKIKKKNTPKIIFMTSDDNFMKDVFDYRPFNFIHKNDFEKSAFHTLRLLIDDLLAHTIKISNVQDYIPINHITYIDIIDDIVTVHDYKDLNYIYWKTLKHLAEQLTKYNFFLISQSTLINMNYIKSTNFKTVLLDNGKEFQIAYRKRKAFKIKYEEYKNYGNI